The following is a genomic window from Alkaliphilus sp. B6464.
CTAATATAAGAATCTCTACTTAATCTTAATTAGATTAAATTCTCTCTCTTACTGCAGCTCTGAAAGCACTTACAATTGCTGATGCATTTTCATATTCAGTACCAATCATAGCGTCTGCAACGATATCTTTATTAAGATCATCTAATGTGTTGTAAAGAGTCATGTCTAATCCTAAAGTTTTAGCATTTTCTTCTAAAGCTTTTCTCATAGTAGCAATAGATGTTGCATTGTTTACTGCTTCTACTGCTGCTTCTACTTTAGCCGCTTCTTCTAAAGCTTTTGTTGCTTTTTCTAAAGCTTCTGTTGCTTTTTTAATTTCAGCTACATCTTCAGCTGCTATTGCATCTGTTACATCAGTGTATACTTCTGCTGTTTTGTCTCCGTCAGCTTTTTCATAAGCTGCTTGTGCTGCTTCTGCTGCTTTTACTGCTGCTTCTAAAGCTTTTGTTGCTTCTTCTAAAGCTTTTGTTGCTTTTTCTAAAGCTTCTGTTGCTTTTTTAATTTCAGCTACATCTTCAGCTGCTATTGCGTCTGTTACATCAGTGTATACTTTTAATGCTTTGTCTCCGTCAGCTTTTTCATAAGCTGCTTGTGCTGCTTCTGCTGCTTCTATTGCTGCTGCTAGATCTTTAGCTCCTGTTGCTTCGTTTGTTGCTTTTACTAAAGCTGCTGTTGCTTCTTTAATAGCAGTTACATTTTTATCTGCTATTGCAGCTGTTACATCTGTGTATACTTTTGCTGTTTTGTCTAATTCAGCTTTTTCATAAGCTTTTTGTGCTTCTTTTGCTGCTTCTATTGCTACTTCTAACTCTCTTGCTCCTGTATCAATATCATTATGTTTTTCAGTTACTACTACAAGTACTTTTATTTCATTAGAATTATCTATATCTGTGATCATAAGAACTATGTCACCTTTTTTAATTCTAGATAGTTTAACAGTATTTTTTTCTAAAGCACCGTCTTTATCTACTTTGTAGATTGGAGTTTCTTTTTCATCAACTAAGTATGTTTTTCCATCTATTTCTAGATATTCGTCATCTACTTCAGCTGTCACTTTAGAAAGTTTTGAAGCAATATTGCCATCTTTAGCATTTAGTGTATTACCTTCTACTACTAATTCACCTTTGTTGTTTAGTGTAAATCTAACTAAGTCACCTTTTCTAACATCTTTTCTGTTAGATAATACATAAGTTACTTTTCCTTCACCAGCTACATCAACTTCAACTTTATAGTCTCCACCTTTTTGTACTTCTGGCTCTCCTGTTACTACTCCATACTTACTATCGTCTTTAGCTTGGAATTTAGAATTTGTAAATACAATTAATTTTGCATCTTTACCTGCATCACCAATCACAAAAGCTTCTTCCTTATCAAATGTCTTTCCGATAATATCATCGTATTTAATTACAGAAGGCTTAAGTTTGTCACTGTTATTAAGAGCCTTAATAACTATTGTGTTTTGTCTAATGTTATATTTCTCAGAACCTACTACTGATGTTATAAATCTATCTTTTGTTTCTAACTTTTTAAAGTCTTTTGCATCTGTTTCAACTTTTAATGTGTTTTTAACAATTTCTCCATCTTTGTTTACTCTGAATTTTACAGCTGCAAATTTTGTATTGTCGAAAGTAGATCCAGATAAGTTAACATGACCTCTTACATCATTAGCATCTGTATTCTCTTCAAATTTGTATTCTACCTCTTTACCTTCGTTAGTGAATACTGATAATACAGGATTTCTACCTTCTGTTAGATAAGTAGCAACTCCGTATATATCACTACTTGTAACCTTTGCATCTGTTGTTAACACCATAGCTTTTCCAGCTAGGTCAAGTACTACCATTACTTCTTCATCAATGAAATCTTCAACAGTTTCATAGTTTGTATCTTTCCAGAAATCGTATTTATCTCCTTGATCTCCAGAGAAAATTGCATTAGCTGCTTTTGAAATGTTTTTTCCACCAACTGTTACTCTGTTGTTGCTTACTCTTACTGCTTCAAGTGTTCCTTCTACTACTTCGTTTTTGATTACGATAAAGAAGTTATCATCTTCATCTTCCCAACCAAATACTGCTGTTCCTTTTTCAATGTCTTTTAAGTCAGCTTTAGTAAGGTCTGGGTTTAATACAAATACTTCTTCTGCGTCATCAAGTCCGATTACATCTTTTTTAGCAGTTTCAAGATTAACGAATTCGATTTCATCATCGTTTAATTCTAAAGCCATACCAACCATATCTGCATCAAAGTCATATAAGTATGCAAATGCTACTTCTTTGTAATCATTTAATACAAATCTACCGTAAGCATTTAAAGGTACATCTTCTACGTCTACTTTTTCATTGTTTACGTATACTACAGCATCTTCTGTTTCGTTAGTCTTAGAGAACTCAGACCATGCGAACTTATCGTCTTTAACTGTAAGTTCTACTTTTAATGCTTTTTTGTCTTCTTTATTTGATTTAACTGTATCATAAAGAATATCATCTTCATCTGTTTCTACTTCGTATCTAAATAATACGTCGTCTTTATCTTGCCAAGCAGATACTTCTAAACCTAGTATAGCATCTACATCGAATTCTTCAGTTACTTCATATTTGTCTTTACCAATCTTAATTTGGTTAGCTTTTAATTTAGAATCTACTCTATAGTTAGCTGTTACTATACCTTCTACTACTTCAATTCCTAATTTATCTGTTAAGATTGTTTGTTTTTCTGTACCAGTACCTTTTTGTCCAGAAACTACATATTTCTTTTCATCACCGTATCCAGTTTGAATCATAAGTGGCTTTGTTAAAGCGTTATCTAATAATTGGAATACGGCTCCTCTTGTAGCTGCTTCTCCTGTAGATCCTTTAACGTGATCTGTCATATCAATATCTTGCTCTGCAACTACTAAGTAACCTACTGGGTATCCACCTTTTTCTTGTGCAGCAGGCTCATATCCTAAAATTCTAACAAGTAATGTAATTGCATCTTCGTATTTGATGTTGTCTCCAGGTCCAAATTTACCATTTCCGTAACCTTGGATATATCCTAATCTAGTAGCTACGTTGATTGCTCCTGTAGCCCAGTCATATCCGTTTGTCATTGTTACGTCTGTAAATTGAGTTTCCCCTTTTGATACATTAGCAGAACCTTCTAATCCTAGGGCTCTTACTACTAAT
Proteins encoded in this region:
- a CDS encoding S-layer homology domain-containing protein, whose translation is MKKVLSFILVLSMVLGSFGMAFAAPATSDIAGHLNEKAILRLNKLGIVQGDDRGFAPDASITRAEFAVLVVRALGLEGSANVSKGETQFTDVTMTNGYDWATGAINVATRLGYIQGYGNGKFGPGDNIKYEDAITLLVRILGYEPAAQEKGGYPVGYLVVAEQDIDMTDHVKGSTGEAATRGAVFQLLDNALTKPLMIQTGYGDEKKYVVSGQKGTGTEKQTILTDKLGIEVVEGIVTANYRVDSKLKANQIKIGKDKYEVTEEFDVDAILGLEVSAWQDKDDVLFRYEVETDEDDILYDTVKSNKEDKKALKVELTVKDDKFAWSEFSKTNETEDAVVYVNNEKVDVEDVPLNAYGRFVLNDYKEVAFAYLYDFDADMVGMALELNDDEIEFVNLETAKKDVIGLDDAEEVFVLNPDLTKADLKDIEKGTAVFGWEDEDDNFFIVIKNEVVEGTLEAVRVSNNRVTVGGKNISKAANAIFSGDQGDKYDFWKDTNYETVEDFIDEEVMVVLDLAGKAMVLTTDAKVTSSDIYGVATYLTEGRNPVLSVFTNEGKEVEYKFEENTDANDVRGHVNLSGSTFDNTKFAAVKFRVNKDGEIVKNTLKVETDAKDFKKLETKDRFITSVVGSEKYNIRQNTIVIKALNNSDKLKPSVIKYDDIIGKTFDKEEAFVIGDAGKDAKLIVFTNSKFQAKDDSKYGVVTGEPEVQKGGDYKVEVDVAGEGKVTYVLSNRKDVRKGDLVRFTLNNKGELVVEGNTLNAKDGNIASKLSKVTAEVDDEYLEIDGKTYLVDEKETPIYKVDKDGALEKNTVKLSRIKKGDIVLMITDIDNSNEIKVLVVVTEKHNDIDTGARELEVAIEAAKEAQKAYEKAELDKTAKVYTDVTAAIADKNVTAIKEATAALVKATNEATGAKDLAAAIEAAEAAQAAYEKADGDKALKVYTDVTDAIAAEDVAEIKKATEALEKATKALEEATKALEAAVKAAEAAQAAYEKADGDKTAEVYTDVTDAIAAEDVAEIKKATEALEKATKALEEAAKVEAAVEAVNNATSIATMRKALEENAKTLGLDMTLYNTLDDLNKDIVADAMIGTEYENASAIVSAFRAAVRERI